TTACGGTTACGGATAACAATGGAAACCAGTCTAGCTGTCAAGCGACAGTGACGGTTGAAGATAATATTCTTCCTGTAATTTCTGATATGCCAGCCGATATTGAGGTTTGTGGAGAGCAGGCGGTATTTTGGGCTGAGCCAAGCGTGGTAGACAATTGTTTAAACAGTTTTACTTCGGATTATAATTCGGGGGATGTATTTCCGGTGGGAACTACTGTAGTTACATACACTGCGAATGATGCAGGGGGGAATGAGGTTACAGCAGATTTCACCATTACGGTTCGATCTCTTCCAGAGTTTACAATAACTCAGAGTTTGGTTCCAGAATTCTGTCAAGGTATTGCGGTGCTTGAGGCAGTGGTAACTAACGAAGGCTTTTTATTAGGTCCTCTAGCCTACAGCTGGTCGGGCGGATTAGGAACTGAGGCACAGGTTACTCCAACCGAAAATGGTACTTACTCGGTAACGGTTACCGATGCTTACGGTTGTTCTACTTCTGAATCCATAGTGGTAAATGTGAATCCAGCTCAAACGCTTTCGGCATATATCATTCTAAGTGATAAGGAAGTGTACATTAAGGAGAGCACAGTCTACGGTGGAATTGGGGTTACCCAGGATAAGAAAAAGGCAAAGATCAAGGACAATTCAACGGTAGAAGGATTTGTACAGGCCGATAGAATTGATTTAGACAATAGCAGTGTTGTTAATGGAACAATCAGTGAAAATACAGCCCAGCTTTTCTATCCTAATTTCTACAGTAATCTCTCTAATTGTGAGGGTGAAGACGTAAAAGTTAAAGATGGTAAAACGCTTTACCTCGACTTGGATAGTTATGATAAGGTTGAAGTAGGGAAAAATGCTACAGTATACTTTACGCAAAGCGACATCTATCTTAAGGAGTTAAAACTAAAAGACGGTGCTAATGTGTTCTTTACGCAATCGGCAAACGTAATGGTTGAGAAAAAGGTGGATATGGATAAGTACACTAACCTGAGTTCAAATGGGAATACCGTTGTGTTCTATATCGGAGATCATTTACACGTTCACGAGGGATCTACTTTTGAGGCGAGTGTATTTGCAGATCATGATATCCGCGTTCATGGGAAATCTAATCAACCATCCGTTATGATTGGTCAGTTCCTAGCCTATGGAAAAGTGCATTCGGATAAAAATGTAACCTGGTATGCCGCGGTTGGCTGTAACCCTGCACCCATTCCTAACGGACCAGAAGATTGCAATACCCTGGCAGATGCAGATGATGGAACGGACGACGATGACGATGACGATGACGACGATGACGACGATAAAGGCAAGGGTAGAAAAGCGATAAATGAGGAGAACACCGGTATAGATGCTAGTTTGTCTCTAGAGGTTTTTCCAAACCCATTTAAGGAAAATCTAACGATAAACTACACTTTACATCGTTCTGGAATGGTTTCAATTACTCTGCTCGATGTTGCGGGTAAACAAATTAGGGAAGTTGTTAACCTAGAACAGAAACAAGGAGTGCCGTACAGTCATCAGATTGAAACGGATAAACTAGCGGAAGGTACCTATTATCTGCGATTTATATTTAACGATAAGATTCATTTCAAAAAAGTGGTACACATAACGGATCAATAAGAAAAAAGGGGCTTTTAACGAGCCCCTTTTTTTTTTTGAATAAACCATTTGATTACTCTTCATTTTACCATTCACCTACAGCAACTTTCCAATGACCGACAAACAAAAATATTTTCAGTGCCTTGGATGTAGTTTTCAAAAACAATTAAAATCTCACTGTTATGAAAACATCAAATTACTTAAAGGCCATCATCATTACAATTTGGGTGTTGGCCAAACTTACGGGCTATGGTCAGGACTATAAATTCCTTGGGACTTATGATAAAAATGGTAAGCCAAATTATTTAGAAGTTCCGGGAGACGTGGTAGGAGCAAGTACTTTTAATTTAGTTTCGAAAGTACTACCCGAGGGTTACCTTCGTTCAGGAAGTGCGTGGAACCCCATTTGCTAAATTAAATAATTGGTTAATCGGTACATTGGAAAGTAGTGACCTCGAAGGGAATCGAACCCCCACCTAGAGAACCGGAATCTCTCGTTCTATCCATTAAACTACGAGGCCAAGGTGCTGCAAAAGTAAAATTAATAAGCGTTTCCCCTACTGCTATTCAAACAAAAAGGGCTACCCTTAAAGAGTAGCCCCAAACCAAAGTGAGGGTAGGGTTTTATCTCATCTTATGCATCTTCATAAATCCACTCATAGGATCTTCTGTGCCCGCTTTTCTAAACTTGTATGTAAAGCTTAACATGAAATATTGTGATAGGATGTTACTTACTTGTTGCCCAATGTAGTTTTCAGAGGTAAACTGCTCTACGCCTTGGTTTTTATTCAACAAGTCAAATGCCTTTAACCTTAAGCTTCCCTTATTACCTGCTAAGAAGTTATGGGTAATTTCTGCGCTCCAAAGGGGAACTTGAACCGCATTGGCAAATTGTGAGTTTTCGTAATTGGTTACATCCAACGAGCTACTGATTATCCACTTATCATTTATGTACCAGGCTGCATCGGCAAACAGGCTTTGGGATAAATAATTGGTGTTTTGAGCACTGTTGATACTGTAGTCCGAAGTGGTGTAGTTAAGTGCAAATCCAAGCTCTGCTTCAATTTTATCCTTTTTGCGATTGCTAATGGATATGTCTCCTCCGTGACTAAATGAAGTAAGAAGGTTTTCTTGTCCATCGATTAAACTGTAACCAGTGGAGTAGCCCTCGTCTAGCCCAAGATTAACCATAAGCCCTAACTTCTTAATTGGGGTTGAAAAGCTTACGCTAACCTCCATATTTTGTCTGTCCTTAAAATTAACAGGCTCTATTTCCTGAACTAAAGTTTGTGGATTAAAGGACCTTGCATTTACTATGCTGTTTTCCGTATGGGTGTATCTGGCATTAATAAAGAAGGATGTAAAACTGAATTGGTCATATATCATGAAAAACAAGTTTCCATTATGACTGTATTCTGGCTCTAGGTTTAGATTTCCACGGTTTAGGGAAAGCGGAGAAGATAGATCCACCAAAGGTGCTACTCTGCTTATGTTGGGATAATTAACATTAGTGTTATAGCTTAAATTTAATCTTCTTCCTTGTCCAAATCTGTGTCTTAACCTAAAGTTTGGAAGTAAGTAGCTTTTGTTAAGGGTGTTCGCGTCAACTTCCTCGCTATTTTGGTCATAGGTGTTTTCCATTTCTATTCCCGAAACTCCCAATCCCGCAGAGAATGTTGTGTTGTCTCCGGTAATTTTCCAGCTTACTTTCGCTTGTGCTTCCGAAACAATTTGCTCGGCAAATTCAGAAGGTACAGTCTGGGTATTTTGTTCAGACTGCTTTAATTCTTGATCTCTGGCAATGTTTGAGAAACGGTTTAAGTAGCTTCCTTCAAATTCGATGAAGTGATTTTTGAATAGGGGTTCATTCCAAGCTCCACTCAATTGGTAATTCCAGCTATCCTGAGCGTCTTCCCTGAAAAAATTCTCTGAAATTTCGCTATTCTGAGGGGTAATT
This window of the Luteibaculum oceani genome carries:
- a CDS encoding HYR domain-containing protein translates to DKSQFSCGDVGPNTVTLTVTDNNGNQSSCQATVTVVDSVPPVAICQDITIQLDHLGLASIQPIDIDGGSNDACGIQGLAIDKSQFGCSDVGANTVTLTVTDNNGNQSSCQATVTVVDSVPPVAICQDITIQLDHLGLASIQPIDIDGGSNDACGIHGLAIDKSQFGCGDVGPNTVTLTVTDNNGNQSSCQATVTVVDSVAPVAVCKDITIQLDANGAASIVAADVDGGSNDACGIQGLAIDKSQFGCSDVGANTVTLTVTDNNGNQASCQATVTVVDSVPPVALCQDITIQLDHLGLASIKPIDIDGGSSDACGIDSLVIDKSQFGCGDVGSNTVTLTVTDNNGNQSSCQATVTVMDSVAPVAVCKDITIQLDANGAASIVAADVDGGSNDACGIQGLAIDKSQFGCSNVGANTVTLTVTDNNGNQSSCQATVTVEDNILPVISDMPADIEVCGEQAVFWAEPSVVDNCLNSFTSDYNSGDVFPVGTTVVTYTANDAGGNEVTADFTITVRSLPEFTITQSLVPEFCQGIAVLEAVVTNEGFLLGPLAYSWSGGLGTEAQVTPTENGTYSVTVTDAYGCSTSESIVVNVNPAQTLSAYIILSDKEVYIKESTVYGGIGVTQDKKKAKIKDNSTVEGFVQADRIDLDNSSVVNGTISENTAQLFYPNFYSNLSNCEGEDVKVKDGKTLYLDLDSYDKVEVGKNATVYFTQSDIYLKELKLKDGANVFFTQSANVMVEKKVDMDKYTNLSSNGNTVVFYIGDHLHVHEGSTFEASVFADHDIRVHGKSNQPSVMIGQFLAYGKVHSDKNVTWYAAVGCNPAPIPNGPEDCNTLADADDGTDDDDDDDDDDDDDKGKGRKAINEENTGIDASLSLEVFPNPFKENLTINYTLHRSGMVSITLLDVAGKQIREVVNLEQKQGVPYSHQIETDKLAEGTYYLRFIFNDKIHFKKVVHITDQ